Proteins from a single region of Paenibacillus sp. BIHB 4019:
- a CDS encoding response regulator has translation MVQEVNRQFVEQVDGFQVVGIAGNGAEGLRLIRELAPDLVFLDVFMPALDGRAALRELRSAAMPVDVIVVTAAKDPETIREMLRGGAMDYIIKPFKLERIRQTLERYRDRHESLLSAEKAVSQDDLDRMLLGGETWAQGQKPGYGEQETGPAEQASFAGLDEQQSSLPKGLNAATLRQIVEAMHRLEGGVSAEEAAEGIGIARVTARRYLDFLEKSGYVKLEINYGGVGRPINRYVLQQKPK, from the coding sequence ATGGTGCAGGAGGTTAACCGCCAGTTTGTTGAGCAAGTAGACGGCTTTCAGGTCGTTGGCATTGCGGGGAACGGAGCAGAAGGCTTGCGTCTCATTCGTGAGCTTGCGCCGGATCTGGTGTTTCTTGATGTTTTTATGCCAGCGCTGGACGGAAGGGCTGCGCTGCGGGAGCTGCGCTCAGCGGCAATGCCCGTTGATGTTATTGTGGTAACGGCGGCGAAAGATCCGGAGACGATTCGCGAAATGCTGCGCGGAGGCGCGATGGATTATATAATTAAGCCGTTCAAGCTGGAACGGATTCGCCAAACACTAGAGCGTTATCGCGATCGCCATGAAAGCTTGTTGTCAGCAGAAAAGGCTGTGAGCCAAGATGATCTGGATCGCATGCTGCTTGGTGGGGAAACCTGGGCGCAAGGACAGAAGCCGGGTTATGGGGAGCAGGAAACTGGGCCGGCAGAACAAGCCTCATTTGCTGGGCTGGATGAGCAGCAAAGCAGCCTGCCTAAGGGGCTAAATGCGGCCACATTGCGGCAAATCGTCGAGGCCATGCATCGCTTGGAGGGCGGGGTTTCGGCGGAGGAAGCAGCCGAGGGCATCGGCATTGCTAGAGTAACGGCAAGGCGCTACTTGGATTTTTTGGAGAAGAGCGGTTATGTGAAGCTGGAAATCAACTATGGCGGAGTAGGACGCCCGATCAATCGCTACGTATTGCAGCAAAAACCAAAATGA
- a CDS encoding class II aldolase/adducin family protein yields MEFTLLHPSDQLVMMMERIYGYGMTTTSGGNLSILDDNGDLWITPAGIDKGELTRQDIVCVKADGTIAGNHRPSSEYPFHQMIYRRRPEIRAVVHAHPPALVAFSMVRKVPNVRLLPNDYLICGEVGMAKYGLPGSAELGENIADVFSEGLNTIMLENHGVVVGGRDLFEAFQRFETLEYCARMEIQANRIGTPVTLRGEQLADTREVLLEEFVPDFYSSEEKEARREMCKLIKRSYDQRLFTSTQGTFSHRVGENSFIITPYDQDRKYVEPADLVRIDGGKKEAGKVPSRSVQFHQHIYETQPHVNSVIIAHPPNIMAFAVTEELLDSRTIPESYILLRNIPKLPHGDLYTKPQEAAQLFQENTPIVIAKNDCVIVTGQSLLNAFDRLEVAEYSAKATISAKNIGAIVHMEQSRIAELEQAFGLKE; encoded by the coding sequence ATGGAATTTACCTTATTACATCCTTCCGATCAACTGGTCATGATGATGGAGCGCATTTACGGTTATGGCATGACGACGACTTCAGGCGGCAATTTATCGATTTTGGACGATAACGGTGATCTTTGGATTACGCCTGCGGGCATCGACAAGGGAGAGCTGACGCGGCAGGACATCGTTTGTGTGAAGGCGGACGGTACGATTGCGGGCAATCATCGGCCATCGAGCGAATACCCGTTTCATCAAATGATTTATCGCAGAAGGCCGGAAATTCGGGCGGTTGTTCATGCGCATCCTCCAGCGCTGGTGGCCTTCAGCATGGTGCGTAAAGTGCCTAATGTCCGCCTGCTGCCGAATGATTATTTGATCTGTGGCGAGGTAGGCATGGCGAAATACGGCTTGCCGGGAAGCGCGGAGCTGGGTGAAAATATAGCGGACGTATTCAGCGAAGGGCTGAACACGATTATGCTGGAAAATCACGGCGTCGTGGTAGGCGGCCGCGATTTATTTGAAGCTTTTCAAAGATTCGAGACGCTGGAATATTGCGCCCGGATGGAAATACAGGCGAACCGGATTGGGACGCCAGTAACGCTGCGGGGCGAACAGCTCGCGGATACGCGCGAGGTGCTGCTGGAGGAGTTTGTACCGGATTTTTACAGCAGTGAGGAGAAGGAAGCACGCCGGGAGATGTGCAAGCTCATTAAGCGTTCTTACGATCAGCGGCTGTTTACGAGCACGCAGGGCACCTTTTCCCATCGGGTCGGTGAAAATTCCTTCATTATTACGCCGTATGATCAGGACCGTAAATATGTGGAGCCAGCGGATCTCGTACGCATCGACGGCGGGAAGAAAGAGGCGGGCAAGGTGCCAAGCCGCTCAGTACAGTTTCATCAGCATATTTATGAGACGCAGCCTCATGTAAACTCGGTTATTATTGCGCATCCGCCTAATATTATGGCGTTTGCGGTGACAGAGGAGCTGCTGGATTCGCGGACGATTCCGGAAAGCTATATTTTGCTGCGGAATATTCCTAAGCTTCCTCATGGGGATTTGTATACGAAGCCGCAGGAGGCAGCGCAGCTTTTCCAAGAGAACACGCCCATCGTCATTGCCAAAAATGACTGCGTCATCGTCACCGGGCAAAGCCTGCTGAACGCCTTCGACCGCCTGGAGGTCGCCGAATACAGCGCGAAAGCGACCATATCAGCGAAAAACATTGGAGCTATTGTGCATATGGAGCAGTCGAGGATTGCGGAGCTGGAGCAGGCTTTTGGGTTGAAGGAGTAG
- a CDS encoding DctP family TRAP transporter solute-binding subunit, giving the protein MKTAIGMISFIAVGLLAAILFGFRPEATRSLPYDEEQTGLKERIVIKFSHVVAENTPKGLAASHFAKLVKEKTNDAVEIQVFPNGMLYTEDTEVAALKRGDIQMIAPAYSNLSVIDPAWLIMDLPFAFADQRAVDSALDGTLGELLFASMERHHIKGAAFWSNGFKQMTDSVRPLRVPADFKGLNFRILPSDVLVSQFQALGATTSKIPFNEVFASLKKGTVDGQENTISNIFTKQLYQTQHYMTISNHGYLGYGVMFNESFWDGLPPGIQAELQSALAETTEWMKQNTAAMQEQQLRQLKPLKDIDIHTLTPQEREQWVQAFLPIYDQYREIIGEPLMNEIARPK; this is encoded by the coding sequence ATGAAAACCGCAATCGGCATGATCAGCTTTATTGCTGTTGGTTTGCTGGCGGCCATTTTGTTCGGCTTTCGTCCCGAGGCGACTCGTTCCCTGCCCTATGATGAAGAACAGACAGGACTAAAAGAGCGGATCGTCATTAAATTCAGCCATGTGGTCGCGGAAAATACACCGAAAGGGCTGGCGGCAAGCCATTTCGCCAAGCTCGTCAAAGAAAAGACCAATGACGCCGTTGAAATTCAAGTATTTCCAAACGGCATGCTGTATACCGAGGATACGGAGGTCGCGGCACTCAAACGTGGTGATATCCAAATGATTGCGCCAGCCTACTCCAATCTCAGCGTCATTGACCCCGCTTGGCTCATTATGGACCTGCCGTTTGCTTTCGCTGATCAGCGGGCCGTCGATTCGGCGCTTGATGGCACATTAGGCGAGCTTTTATTTGCCTCAATGGAGCGGCATCATATAAAGGGTGCTGCCTTCTGGAGCAACGGCTTTAAGCAAATGACCGACAGCGTCCGTCCACTGCGGGTTCCCGCGGATTTTAAAGGGCTGAATTTTCGCATATTGCCAAGCGACGTGCTGGTCAGCCAGTTTCAGGCACTAGGAGCCACTACAAGCAAAATTCCCTTCAACGAAGTATTTGCAAGCTTAAAAAAAGGCACTGTAGATGGACAGGAAAATACGATTTCCAACATTTTTACGAAGCAGCTTTACCAGACACAGCATTATATGACGATTAGCAATCATGGCTATCTCGGCTATGGCGTCATGTTTAACGAAAGCTTCTGGGACGGGCTCCCCCCGGGCATTCAGGCCGAGCTGCAAAGCGCGCTTGCAGAAACAACCGAGTGGATGAAGCAAAATACAGCAGCCATGCAGGAGCAGCAGCTTCGCCAGCTCAAGCCATTGAAGGATATTGACATTCATACGCTAACCCCGCAGGAGCGTGAGCAATGGGTACAGGCTTTTCTGCCGATTTATGACCAATACCGCGAGATTATCGGGGAACCGCTGATGAATGAAATCGCGCGACCAAAATAA
- a CDS encoding GBS Bsp-like repeat-containing protein: MLNLFQVVYQRERQKDFKFVISLIVSIAILFVSQNSIYAASSYYEYDDSNRLIAIYTMDGNKQYKITYNYDAAGNLISKSKAEVSSILAPKETSYSNVSYEIIVNGIDSNATNVRFKTSTSQDPAPVWRDGEKVTGGIWKITIPFNEHVGIGLYTTDIYVGNTLWNSSSTTVKQTTSIRIPTEPNLAAKGYEVYVDGVGDRVTKVQFPTWTILNGQDDLVWSEGVKVSQGTWKVWIPFSEHNYENGIYVTHIYTYDTVGNKLGISNFTVEVKEDVAAPIETSSSNASYDIFAYGVDAGATTVWFPTWSTQDQSAVWHEGEKIQNGVWKATIPFSQHIGIGLYTTHIYVGNTFWKVSTTTVKHTTSIRIPAEASLAAGGYEVYVDGVGEMAKRVSFPTWTNLNGQDDLVWSEGEKVAEGTWKVWIPFSEHNYEKGSYNTHIYTYDAAGNKLGIANRVVEVKEGVAAPDETSSSNASYDIIAYGIDAAATNVKFSTWSAQDQNAISHEGAKIQAGVWKVTIPFGQHVGIGLYTTNIYVDNVLWKMSSTTVKHTTSLRMPKEVNLAVGGYEINVDGVGDRVTRVRFPTWTNLNGQDDLVWSEGEKVKQGTWKVWIPFNQHNNEKGSYITHVYTYDAAGNNLGIENGSVMVK; this comes from the coding sequence ATGTTGAATTTATTCCAAGTAGTATATCAAAGAGAGAGACAAAAAGATTTTAAATTTGTTATAAGCTTGATCGTATCTATTGCTATTTTATTTGTTTCTCAAAATTCTATTTATGCGGCTTCTTCTTATTATGAGTACGATGATTCCAACAGATTAATAGCTATATATACAATGGATGGTAATAAGCAATATAAAATCACTTATAATTATGATGCTGCTGGTAATCTGATTTCTAAAAGTAAAGCAGAAGTATCCTCTATATTGGCACCTAAAGAAACTAGTTATTCTAATGTGTCCTATGAGATCATTGTAAATGGTATTGATTCCAATGCTACAAATGTTCGTTTTAAAACGTCGACTTCACAAGATCCTGCTCCAGTTTGGAGAGATGGGGAAAAAGTGACAGGCGGTATCTGGAAAATTACAATACCTTTCAATGAGCATGTTGGGATTGGTCTTTATACGACAGATATTTATGTAGGAAATACACTTTGGAATTCAAGCAGCACAACAGTCAAGCAAACGACCAGTATCCGAATTCCAACTGAACCTAACCTGGCAGCAAAAGGTTATGAGGTATATGTAGACGGAGTAGGCGATAGAGTAACCAAAGTTCAATTCCCCACGTGGACAATTCTAAATGGACAAGATGATTTGGTATGGAGTGAGGGCGTGAAGGTTTCGCAAGGCACATGGAAAGTTTGGATCCCATTTAGCGAGCACAATTATGAAAATGGTATCTATGTTACTCATATTTATACTTATGATACTGTTGGTAACAAATTGGGGATTTCCAATTTCACAGTTGAAGTGAAAGAAGATGTAGCAGCCCCCATAGAAACGAGTAGTTCCAATGCTTCGTATGACATTTTTGCCTATGGCGTAGATGCTGGAGCAACAACTGTATGGTTCCCTACATGGTCGACACAGGATCAGAGCGCGGTGTGGCATGAAGGTGAAAAAATTCAAAATGGTGTTTGGAAAGCAACTATTCCTTTTAGCCAGCATATTGGAATAGGTCTATATACAACACATATTTACGTTGGAAATACATTCTGGAAAGTAAGTACTACTACAGTCAAGCACACGACGAGTATACGAATTCCAGCTGAAGCCAGTCTTGCAGCAGGCGGTTACGAGGTGTATGTAGATGGCGTAGGAGAGATGGCCAAGAGAGTTAGTTTCCCAACATGGACCAATTTAAACGGGCAAGACGATTTAGTGTGGAGTGAAGGAGAAAAAGTAGCTGAAGGTACATGGAAAGTTTGGATTCCGTTCAGTGAACACAATTATGAAAAAGGTAGTTATAATACACATATTTATACATATGATGCTGCTGGTAACAAATTGGGGATTGCAAATCGTGTAGTTGAAGTGAAGGAAGGTGTGGCAGCCCCGGATGAAACGAGCAGTTCCAATGCTTCTTATGACATTATTGCTTATGGGATTGATGCCGCAGCAACAAATGTAAAGTTCTCAACATGGTCAGCGCAGGATCAGAATGCTATTTCACATGAGGGTGCCAAAATTCAAGCTGGCGTATGGAAGGTGACCATTCCTTTCGGTCAGCATGTCGGAATTGGTCTCTACACAACAAATATTTACGTAGATAATGTACTTTGGAAAATGAGCAGCACAACAGTTAAACATACGACTAGCTTGCGAATGCCAAAAGAAGTAAATTTGGCAGTAGGCGGTTATGAGATAAATGTGGATGGTGTAGGGGATCGGGTAACAAGAGTCCGTTTTCCAACGTGGACTAATCTGAATGGACAGGATGATTTAGTATGGAGTGAAGGGGAGAAGGTAAAACAAGGCACATGGAAAGTGTGGATTCCATTTAATCAACATAATAATGAAAAAGGTAGCTATATTACACATGTTTATACGTATGATGCTGCTGGTAATAATTTGGGGATAGAAAATGGTAGTGTAATGGTAAAGTGA
- a CDS encoding sensor histidine kinase yields MLSRLRIYWKMILLSFGLVLLSLLIGGIVVIGSVTRMKEDELKQRLLITARTVAELPSIKNQINEPDSASWIAPVADNIRIINNVAYVVVLDMNRTRLSHPLAARIGGKFESADADAAFAEHTYMSKVKGEAGVALRAYVPVMNEAHEQVGVVVAGGLLPGLAKLIEEQQSSIALTLLIALLFGIFGSALLARHIKRQMYNLEPHEIARMYGERSAAFQAMHEGVIAIDRLERITIFNERARQIFSVSRDVVGLSIREVLPDTRLPEIMELERPVFNQELRVGNALIWSNRIPIREQGKIIGAIAIFQDRTEVARMAEELTGVQEFVDALRVQNHEHSNKLHTIAGLLQLDKKEQALQYVYDISGEQEELTQFLHQHIADDSLAGLLLGKISRGKELGIQVKLDPHMEVKQFPIMLDQHDMVLLIGNLIENAFDALAKADRTNKEIYVSMEQDEELLSILVEDNGCGMTEEVQSRVLERGFTTKGSDNRGIGLYLVGSIVHKGDGELRIQSELGSGTVIELTFPMGGAGG; encoded by the coding sequence ATGCTTAGCCGCCTGCGAATTTATTGGAAAATGATTTTGCTATCGTTTGGACTCGTTCTCCTCTCGCTGCTTATTGGTGGCATTGTTGTGATTGGCAGCGTCACCCGGATGAAGGAGGACGAGCTTAAGCAGCGGCTGTTGATTACGGCCCGCACTGTTGCCGAGCTGCCGAGCATTAAAAATCAAATCAATGAACCGGATAGCGCAAGCTGGATTGCGCCCGTTGCAGACAATATCCGCATCATCAACAATGTGGCGTATGTCGTCGTACTGGACATGAATCGGACGCGGCTATCGCATCCATTGGCGGCGAGGATCGGCGGCAAGTTTGAATCGGCGGATGCGGACGCGGCGTTTGCCGAGCACACGTATATGTCCAAGGTGAAAGGGGAGGCGGGTGTTGCGCTGCGCGCTTATGTCCCGGTCATGAATGAGGCGCATGAGCAGGTAGGCGTCGTCGTGGCCGGCGGGCTGCTGCCAGGGCTGGCGAAGCTGATTGAGGAGCAGCAAAGCTCGATTGCGCTTACGCTGCTGATCGCTTTATTGTTTGGGATTTTCGGGTCTGCGCTGCTTGCCCGCCACATTAAGCGGCAAATGTACAATTTGGAGCCGCATGAAATTGCCCGCATGTATGGGGAGCGCTCGGCAGCTTTTCAGGCGATGCATGAAGGGGTCATTGCGATTGACCGCCTTGAGCGGATTACGATTTTTAATGAGCGGGCGAGGCAGATTTTCAGCGTATCCCGTGACGTAGTGGGCTTGTCAATCCGTGAAGTGCTGCCGGATACGCGGCTGCCGGAAATTATGGAGCTGGAGCGTCCCGTGTTCAATCAGGAGCTGCGAGTGGGCAATGCGCTCATATGGAGCAATCGCATTCCGATTCGTGAGCAAGGAAAAATAATCGGGGCCATCGCGATTTTTCAAGATCGGACCGAGGTGGCCCGTATGGCAGAGGAATTGACGGGTGTGCAGGAGTTCGTCGATGCGCTGCGGGTGCAAAATCATGAGCATAGCAACAAGCTGCATACGATTGCGGGACTGCTTCAACTGGATAAAAAGGAACAGGCACTGCAGTATGTATACGACATTTCCGGTGAGCAGGAGGAGCTGACGCAGTTTCTGCATCAGCATATTGCGGATGACAGCCTGGCAGGCCTGCTGCTTGGCAAAATCAGCCGGGGCAAGGAGCTGGGCATTCAGGTCAAGCTTGATCCTCATATGGAGGTAAAGCAGTTTCCCATTATGCTGGATCAGCATGATATGGTGCTGCTTATCGGCAATTTGATTGAAAATGCTTTTGACGCGCTGGCAAAAGCGGATCGAACAAATAAGGAAATTTATGTTAGTATGGAGCAGGATGAAGAGCTGCTGTCCATTCTAGTTGAAGACAATGGCTGCGGCATGACAGAAGAGGTGCAGTCGCGTGTGCTGGAGCGGGGCTTTACGACGAAAGGCAGCGATAATCGCGGCATTGGACTGTATTTGGTAGGCAGCATCGTCCATAAGGGCGATGGAGAGCTGCGCATTCAGTCGGAGCTAGGAAGCGGCACGGTTATAGAGCTAACATTTCCGATGGGAGGAGCTGGCGGGTGA
- a CDS encoding NAD-dependent malic enzyme, protein MAVPATGSTNIVLRLEMDKETSTFGRIATAIGEAGGDIVAVDVSGTSKTSTIRDVTVNITDTQRKELIVSVLNKSPGVKVLQVSDQTFLMHLGGKIEVTPKMTIKTRDDLSRVYTPGVANICMAIHESPKRAHSLTIKRNTIAVVSDGTAVLGLGNIGPLAAMPVMEGKAMLFKQLAGVDAFPICLDTQDTEEIIATIKRIAPTFGGINLEDISSPRCFEIERRLIEELDIPVFHDDQHGTAVVLLAGLINAVKLAGKQLADCKIVLCGVGAAGIACTKILLAAGVRNIIGVDRDGALVAGSSYEHEAWRWYAEHTNPSREQGKLSEVIAGADIFIGVSGPGVLKAEDVRKMAKDAIVFAMANPTPEITPEEAEGLVRVIATGRSDYPNQINNVLCFPGLFRGVLDCRASRVTEEMKLAAAEAIAAVVTEDELNEYYIIPSIFNPHVADRVKEAVIEAAYASGVARRRERKL, encoded by the coding sequence GTGGCAGTGCCGGCAACGGGAAGCACGAATATCGTATTGCGTTTGGAAATGGACAAGGAAACGTCAACCTTCGGGCGGATTGCTACGGCAATTGGCGAAGCGGGCGGCGACATTGTAGCAGTTGACGTCAGCGGTACAAGCAAAACATCAACGATTCGCGATGTGACGGTCAATATAACGGATACGCAGCGCAAAGAGCTAATTGTAAGCGTATTAAATAAATCGCCAGGCGTAAAGGTGCTTCAAGTATCGGACCAGACCTTCCTTATGCATCTGGGAGGCAAAATCGAAGTCACGCCAAAAATGACGATTAAAACGCGCGATGATCTGTCACGGGTATATACGCCGGGCGTCGCCAATATTTGCATGGCGATACATGAAAGCCCGAAGCGGGCCCACTCGCTCACGATAAAAAGAAATACGATAGCCGTCGTATCGGACGGAACCGCCGTATTAGGGCTCGGCAATATCGGGCCGCTCGCGGCGATGCCGGTCATGGAGGGCAAGGCGATGCTGTTCAAGCAGCTCGCAGGAGTGGATGCTTTTCCGATCTGCCTCGATACACAGGATACGGAAGAGATTATTGCGACGATTAAGCGCATTGCCCCTACATTCGGCGGTATTAATCTTGAGGATATTTCGTCGCCGCGCTGCTTTGAAATTGAAAGGCGTCTTATTGAGGAACTGGACATCCCGGTGTTCCACGATGATCAGCATGGCACAGCGGTGGTGCTGCTTGCAGGCCTTATTAATGCGGTCAAGCTGGCAGGCAAGCAGCTTGCGGACTGCAAGATCGTGCTATGCGGCGTTGGCGCAGCAGGAATTGCCTGCACAAAAATTTTGCTCGCGGCAGGTGTGCGGAACATCATCGGGGTTGACCGTGATGGCGCACTTGTCGCTGGCAGCAGCTACGAGCATGAAGCATGGAGATGGTATGCGGAGCATACGAATCCAAGCCGGGAGCAGGGCAAGCTGAGCGAAGTCATTGCGGGTGCAGATATTTTTATCGGCGTATCCGGGCCGGGCGTGCTGAAGGCGGAGGATGTTCGCAAAATGGCGAAGGATGCCATTGTGTTCGCGATGGCGAATCCAACGCCGGAAATAACGCCAGAGGAAGCGGAAGGCCTTGTGCGCGTCATTGCGACGGGCCGGTCGGATTACCCAAATCAGATCAATAATGTATTATGCTTTCCCGGATTGTTCCGTGGCGTATTGGACTGCCGGGCGTCGCGGGTGACAGAGGAGATGAAGCTCGCTGCCGCAGAGGCGATTGCTGCGGTGGTTACCGAGGATGAGCTGAATGAATATTACATCATTCCGAGCATATTTAATCCGCATGTGGCGGATCGCGTCAAAGAGGCAGTCATTGAAGCAGCTTATGCTTCGGGCGTTGCCCGCAGGCGAGAGCGCAAGCTGTAG
- a CDS encoding dicarboxylate/amino acid:cation symporter, with protein sequence MKLKFNLKNLTVQVVCAIVVGILFGHFFPEFGEKMKVLADGFIKLIKMVIAPIVFFTVVNGIANMGDMKKVGRIGGKALLYFEIVTTLALAIGLLVVNIVKPGAGIDASKASGDITKYTDAAAQSSHSMVDFILGIIPDNVISAMAGGDLLPILLFAILFGLSLTAMGESAKPVIQLFDKLSHGFFGIVNMIMKLSPLAAFGAMSYTIGKFGIGSLTSLGKLMGSVYMTMALFIIIVLGSIARFYGFSIFSFIRYIKDEIFLVLGTSSSESALPRMMDKLEKYGCSKPVVGLVVPTGYSFNLDGTAIYLSMAAMFVAQASGVEMSLWQQITLLGILMLTSKGAAGVTGSGFITLAATLAAFPSIPVAGMALLLGVDRFMSEARAITNLIGNGVATVVVAKMENEFHPDGAPEAAVTAKAEPTSAAASTGLAGKLVKPAAEQS encoded by the coding sequence ATGAAGCTGAAATTCAACCTGAAAAACCTAACCGTCCAAGTCGTGTGTGCTATCGTTGTTGGTATTTTATTCGGCCATTTCTTCCCGGAGTTTGGCGAGAAAATGAAAGTGCTTGCCGATGGATTTATTAAGCTGATCAAAATGGTTATTGCGCCCATCGTCTTTTTCACCGTCGTAAACGGCATTGCCAATATGGGCGATATGAAAAAAGTCGGCCGCATCGGCGGCAAAGCGCTGCTCTATTTTGAAATTGTGACGACGCTAGCGCTTGCGATCGGTCTCCTCGTCGTCAATATCGTGAAGCCGGGCGCAGGCATTGATGCCAGCAAGGCGAGCGGCGACATTACGAAGTACACCGACGCAGCTGCCCAGTCCAGCCATAGCATGGTGGATTTTATTCTCGGCATTATTCCGGATAACGTCATTTCGGCCATGGCTGGCGGCGACTTGCTGCCGATTCTTCTATTCGCGATTTTGTTCGGCTTGTCGCTCACGGCAATGGGCGAGTCTGCAAAACCCGTAATCCAGCTGTTTGACAAGCTGTCGCATGGCTTTTTCGGCATCGTCAATATGATTATGAAGCTTTCGCCGCTTGCTGCTTTCGGCGCTATGTCATACACAATCGGCAAGTTCGGCATTGGCTCGCTGACCTCGCTGGGCAAGCTGATGGGGTCCGTCTATATGACGATGGCGCTGTTCATCATCATAGTGCTTGGCTCGATTGCCCGTTTTTATGGCTTTAGCATTTTCAGCTTTATCCGTTATATCAAGGATGAAATTTTTCTCGTGCTTGGCACTTCGTCCTCCGAATCGGCGCTGCCGCGCATGATGGATAAGCTTGAAAAATACGGCTGCTCCAAGCCCGTCGTTGGGCTCGTCGTTCCAACCGGGTACTCGTTCAACCTTGACGGTACGGCAATTTATTTGTCCATGGCCGCGATGTTCGTCGCTCAGGCCTCAGGCGTTGAGATGTCGCTTTGGCAGCAAATTACGCTGCTCGGCATACTGATGCTGACATCCAAGGGAGCCGCAGGCGTTACGGGCTCCGGTTTTATTACGCTCGCGGCGACGCTTGCCGCTTTCCCGAGCATTCCTGTTGCTGGCATGGCGCTGCTGCTCGGCGTTGACCGCTTCATGTCCGAGGCCCGCGCCATCACGAACCTGATCGGCAATGGCGTCGCAACCGTCGTCGTCGCCAAGATGGAAAATGAATTTCATCCAGATGGCGCGCCGGAAGCAGCTGTAACCGCGAAAGCCGAGCCTACTTCTGCTGCTGCAAGCACGGGTCTCGCTGGTAAGCTGGTTAAGCCTGCTGCGGAGCAGTCATAA